Sequence from the Pseudomonas sp. LS.1a genome:
GTGTCAGTGGAACTTTGGCAGCAGTGCGTGGAGCTTCTGCGCGATGAACTGCCTGCCCAGCAATTCAACACCTGGATCCGTCCGCTACAGGTCGAAGCCGAAGGCGACGAGTTGCGCGTCTATGCGCCTAACCGTTTCGTTCTCGATTGGGTCAATGAAAAGTACCTGGGTCGCTTGCTCGAGCTGTTGGGCGAAAACGGCAGCGGTATTGCGCCTGCCCTTTCCTTGTTGATCGGCAGCCGCCGCAGCTCGGCACCACGTGCGGCGCCCAACGCACCTGTGAGTGCCGCCGTGGCCGCTTCGCTGGCGCACACCCAGGCGCAGAGCCAGACACAGAAGGCAGTGCCGGCAGTGGTCGAACCGGTAGCCGTGGCAGCGGCCGAGCCTGTGCTGGTCGATGAACTGGCCGAGCCATCTTCGCGTGACAGCTTCGATGCCATGGCCGAGCCGGCTCCGGCGACGGCCGGCAGTGCCCGGACAGAACAGCGCACCGTGCAAGTTGAAGGCGCGCTCAAGCACACCAGCTACCTGAACCGCACCTTCACCTTCGACACCTTCGTCGAAGGTAAGTCGAACCAGCTGGCGCGCGCGGCTGCCTGGCAGGTGGCCGACAACCCCAAGCATGGCTACAACCCGCTCTTCCTTTATGGTGGTGTGGGCCTGGGTAAAACCCACCTCATGCATGCTGTGGGTAACCACCTGCTGAAGAAGAACCCGAACGCCAAGGTCGTGTACCTGCATTCGGAGCGCTTCGTCGCGGACATGGTCAAGGCGCTGCAGCTCAACGCCATCAACGAATTCAAGCGCTTCTACCGTTCTGTGGATGCGTTGCTGATCGACGATATCCAGTTCTTCGCCCGTAAAGAGCGCTCGCAGGAAGAGTTTTTCCACACCTTCAACGCCTTGCTCGAGGGCGGCCAGCAGGTAATCCTTACCTCTGACCGCTACCCCAAGGAGATCGAAGGCCTGGAAGAGCGCCTGAAGTCGCGCTTTGGTTGGGGCCTGACGGTGGCCGTCGAGCCACCAGAGCTGGAAACTCGCGTGGCGATCCTGATGAAGAAGGCCGACCAGGCCAAGGTCGAACTTCCGCATGACGCAGCCTTCTTCATTGCCCAGCGTATCCGTTCCAACGTCCGCGAACTGGAAGGTGCATTGAAGCGGGTGATCGCTCACTCGCACTTCATGGGCCGCGACATCACCATCGAGCTGATCCGTGAGTCGCTCAAGGACCTGCTGGCGCTGCAAGACAAGCTGGTCAGTGTGGATAACATTCAGCGTACCGTCGCCGAGTACTACAAGATCAAGATCTCCGATCTGTTGTCCAAGCGTCGTTCGCGTTCCGTGGCGCGTCCACGTCAGGTGGCCATGGCCCTGTCCAAGGAGCTGACCAACCACAGTCTGCCGGAAATCGGCGACATGTTCGGTGGTCGCGACCATACGACCGTGCTGCATGCCTGCCGCAAGATCAACGAACTTAAGGAATCCGACGCGGACATCCGCGAGGACTACAAGAACCTGCTGCGGACGCTGACGACCTGATGGCCGTCTGCGCAGCTAATTGAAGGCAAGGGACTAGACCATGCATTTCACCATTCAACGCGAAGCCCTGTTGAAACCCCTGCAACTGGTCGCCGGTGTCGTCGAGCGCCGTCAGACCTTGCCGGTCCTGTCCAACGTATTGCTGGTCGTGCAAGGCCAGCAACTGTCGTTGACTGGTACCGACCTGGAAGTCGAGCTGGTAGGCCGTGTGCAACTGGAAGAGCCGGCCGAGCCTGGCGAAATCACTGTCCCGGCGCGCAAGCTGATGGACATTTGCAAAAGCCTGCCGAACGATGCCCTGATCGATATCAAGGTTGACGAGCAGAAACTGTTGGTCAAGGCCGGTCGCAGCCGCTTTACCCTGTCGACCCTGCCAGCCAATGACTTCCCGACCGTGGAAGAAGGCCCGGGCTCGCTGACCTGCAACCTGGAACAGAGCAAGCTGCGCCGCCTGATCGAGCGCACCAGTTTCGCCATGGCCCAGCAGGATGTGCGCTACTACCTCAACGGTATGCTGCTGGAGGTTTCCCGCAACACCCTGCGTGCTGTGTCCACCGACGGCCACCGCCTGGCGCTGTGCTCCATGAGCGCGCCCATCGAGCAGGATGATCGCCATCAGGTCATCGTGCCACGCAAAGGTATCCTCGAACTGGCGCGCCTGCTGACCGACCCGGAAGGCATGGTGAGCATCGTCCTGGGCCAGCACCACATCCGCGCCACCACCGGTGAGTTCACCTTCACCTCCAAGCTGGTGGACGGCAAGTTCCCGGACTACGAGCGTGTACTGCCCAAGGGTGGTGACAAGCTGGTGGTCGGCGACCGCCAGGCGCTGCGTGAAGCCTTCAGCCGTACTGCGATTCTTTCCAACGAAAAGTACCGCGGTATCCGCCTGCAACTGGCTGCTGGCCAACTGAAGATCCAGGCCAACAACCCCGAGCAGGAAGAAGCTGAAGAAGAAATCAGCGTGGACTACGAAGGTAGCTCGCTGGAAATCGGCTTCAACGTCAGCTACCTGCTGGACGTGCTGGGCGTGATGACTACCGAGCAAGTTCGTCTGATCCTGTCCGACTCCAACAGCAGTGCCCTGCTGCAGGAAGCCGGCAATGACGATTCTTCCTACGTTGTCATGCCGATGCGCCTGTAACCGTAGCAGGCGAAATGTCCCTTCGACGTATCATTGTCACCGCGGTGCGCAACTTGCACCCGGTGACACTCTCACCCTCCCCCCGCATCAACATCCTTTACGGCGCCAACGGCAGCGGCAAGACCAGCGTGCTTGAAGCCGTGCACTTGCTCGGGCTGGCGCGCTCATTCCGCAGCACCCGCCTGAACCCGGTTATCCAGTACGAACAGCCTGCCTGTACCGTGTTCGGCGAAGTGCAATTAGCCGAGGGTGGCAGCAGCAACCTGGGTGTATCCCGGGAGCGGCAAGGGGAGTTCACTATTCGCATCGATGGGCAGAACGCGCGCAGCGCGGCGCAGCTGGCTGAGTTGCTACCGCTCCAGCTCATCAACCCAGACAGTTTCCGCCTGTTGGAAGGTGCTCCGAAAATACGCCGCCAGTTCCTGGATTGGGGAGTGTTCCACGTGGAACCTCGTTTCCTGCCTGCCTGGCAACGGCTGCAGAAGGCACTGCGGCAGCGGAACTCATGGTTGCGGCATGGTACACTTGACCCAGCTTCGCAAGCCGCCTGGGACCGGGAATTGTGCCTGGCCAGCGCGGAAATAGATGAATACCGTCGCAACTACATCAAGGCCTTGAAGCCCGTCTTCGAGCGAACCCTGAGCGAACTGGTCGAGCTGGACGGGTTGACCCTGAGCTACTACCGAGGCTGGGACAAGGACCGGGAACTGCAAGAAGTACTCGCCTCCTCTCTCCTTCGCGATCAGCAGATGGGCCATACCCAGGCCGGTCCGCAGCGTGCTGATCTGCGTCTTCGTCTGGCTGCCAACAACGCAGCCGACATCCTGTCGCGTGGTCAGCAAAAGCTGGTGGTGTGTGCATTGCGCATTGCCCAAGGCCACCTCGTTAGTCAGGCTCGCCGCGGTCACTGTATTTATCTCGTGGATGACTTGCCGTCCGAGCTGGACGACCAGCATCGCCGCGCGCTGTGTCGCTTGCTTGAAGAATTACGCTGCCAGGTGTTCATCACCTGTGTAGATCACGAATTACTGAGGGAAGGCTGGCAGACGGAAACGCCAGTTGCTTTGTTCCACGTGGAACAAGGCCGTATCACCCAGACCCACGACCATCGGGAGTGAATGCATGAGCGAAAATCAAACGTACGACTCCTCCAGCATCAAGGTGCTGAAAGGTTTGGATGCCGTGCGCAAGCGCCCCGGCATGTACATTGGCGACACCGATGATGGCAGCGGCCTGCACCACATGGTCTTCGAGGTGGTCGACAACTCGATCGACGAAGCCCTCGCCGGTCACTGCGATGACATCACCGTCATCATCCACCCGGACGAATCCATCAGTGTGCGCGACAACGGTCGCGGCATTCCGGTCGACGTGCATAAAGAAGAAGGCGTTTCCGCAGCCGAGGTCATCATGACCGTGCTGCACGCTGGCGGTAAGTTCGACGACAACTCCTACAAGGTATCCGGTGGTCTGCACGGCGTAGGTGTTTCTGTTGTGAACGCCCTGTCCGAGAAACTGGTACTGACCGTTCGCCGTAGCGGCAAGATCTGGGAACAGACCTATGTTCACGGTGTTCCACAGGCGCCGATGGCGGTTGTCGGTGACAGCGAAAGCACTGGTACCCACATCCACTTCAAGCCATCGGCTGAAACCTTCAAGAACATCCACTTCAGCTGGGACATCCTGGCCAAGCGTATACGCGAGCTGTCGTTCCTCAACTCGGGCGTTGGCATCCTGCTGAAGGATGAGCGCAGTGGTAAAGAAGAATTCTTCAAGTACGAAGGCGGCCTGCGTGCATTCGTCGAATACCTGAACACCAACAAGACCCCGGTCAACTCCCAGGTATTCCACTTCAACGTCCAGCGTGACGATGGCGTGGGTGTTGAAGTCGCCCTGCAGTGGAACGACAGCTTCAACGAAAACCTGCTGTGCTTTACCAACAACATTCCGCAGCGCGACGGCGGTACTCACCTGGTGGGCTTCCGTTCCTCGCTGACCCGTAGCCTGAACAGCTACATCGAACAGGAAGGCCTGGCCAAGAAAAACAAGGTCGCGACTACTGGCGACGACGCCCGTGAAGGCCTGACCGCGATCATCTCGGTGAAGGTACCGGACCCTAAGTTCAGCTCGCAGACCAAAGACAAGCTGGTCTCCTCGGAGGTGAAAACCGCCGTGGAACAGGAGATGAACAAGTACTTCGCCGACTTCCTGCTGGAAAACCCGAACGAGGCCAAGGCCGTCGTTGGCAAGATGATCGACGCGGCACGTGCCCGTGAAGCGGCACGTAAAGCTCGTGAGATGACTCGCCGCAAAGGTGCGCTGGATATCGCCGGCTTGCCAGGCAAACTGGCGGACTGCCAGGAAAAGGACCCTGCCCTTTCCGAACTGTACCTGGTGGAGGGTGACTCCGCGGGTGGCTCGGCGAAGCAAGGCCGCAACCGTCGTACTCAGGCGATCCTGCCGTTGAAGGGTAAAATCCTCAACGTCGAGAAAGCGCGCTTCGACAAGATGATCTCGTCCCAGGAAGTGGGCACGCTGATCACTGCGCTGGGCTGTGGTATCGGCCGCGAAGAGTACAACATCGACAAGCTGCGTTATCACAACATCATCATCATGACCGATGCTGACGTTGACGGTTCGCACATCCGTACACTGCTGCTGACCTTCTTCTTCCGTCAGCTGCCGGAGCTGGTCGAGCGTGGCTACATCTACATTGCCCAGCCACCGCTGTACAAGGTGAAGAAAGGCAAGCAGGAGCAGTACATCAAGGACGACGAGGCCATGGAAGAGTACATGACCCAGTCGGCCCTGGAAGATGCCAGCCTGCACCTGGACGAGTCGGCGCCAGCGGTTTCCGGTGTGCAGCTGGAAGCACTGGTGAATGAATTCCGTAGCGTCATGAAGACCCTCAAGCGCCTGTCGCGCTTGTACCCGGAAGAGCTGACCGAGCACTTCATCTACCTGCCGGAGGTGAGCCTGGAGCAGTTGGGTGACCACGCTGTGATGCAAGCCTGGTTGGCCCAGTTCCAGGAGCGTCTGAACAACAGCCAGAAGTCCGGCCTGGTTTACAAAGCCAGCCTGCGCGAAGACAAAGAGCGCAACGTATGGTTGCCAGAAGTGGAAATTACCTCCCACGGCCTGGCCAGCTATGTCACCTTCAACCGGGACTTCTTCGGCAGCAATGACTACCGTACCGTAGTCAACATTGGTGCCAAGCTTTCCAGCTTGTTGGGCGAAGGTGCTTACGTGCAGCGCGGTGAGCGCCGCAAGGCAATCGTCGAGTTCAAGGAAGGCCTGGATTGGCTGATGAACGAGACCACTAAGCGACACACGATTCAGCGATACAAAGGGCTGGGTGAGATGAACCCGGACCAGCTGTGGGAAACCACCATGGACCCGACCGTTCGCCGTATGCTCAAGGTCACCATCGAGGATGCGATCGCTGCCGACCAGATCTTCAACACCCTGATGGGTGATGCAGTCGAGCCGCGTCGTGACTTCATTGAAAGCAACGCGTTGTCGGTGTCGAACCTGGACTTCTGATTCGCGTAGATCTACAGGCACTAAAAAGCCCGCGAAAGCGGGCTTTTTAGTGCCTGTAGAAATCAGTAACCGCTTAGGACGTTGACGATCACACCACTGGCAATAGCCACCAGCACATAGTCCCCGTTCACATACAACCAGCGGTGATCACGGGGTGGAGCATACAGGTGGCGTGCTTTCCAGTCGGTCACCCAGTAACGGTCGCCACGGTAATGCGGGTCAACCACATGACCGCGATGCCACTGTTGATGCGGAACCGGCATGCCCGGTTGTGGGCGGAAGTTCGGGTCGCGGTAGGCGGGACCGCGGCCATTGTCATGGCGGCCTTGGTGCTGTGGCTGACCATGGGGCGGGTTGCCTTGGTGTGCAGGGCCGCCATCATGCCGATCAGGTGGGCCCGGCTGCGCGAAGCTGGCCAAGGGGGCGCTGAGCATGAGCGCGGCGCAGATCACGGTTAGGGTCTTTTTCATTTGATGCGGTCCTCTGCATGTTAACGCCTGGCGGGAGCTGACAGGTTGCCAGGTTCGGTTAACTGATCAGACCACAATCCTTCCCGCTTAATGTCAGTGCAGAGGTAAAGGTCCGGTAAAGGTCCGTGAAGCGCCATCCCTATGGGAGCGGGTGTGGTGCTGTATTCAGGTCCTGTGACGTACCTGTGGGAGCCGGCTTGCCGGCGAGAGGGCCGGCGCAGCCCACGCGTCAATTCAGGCCAAGTTCCTTCAACCGGCGATACAGCGTGCGCTCACTCAGGCCAAGGTGACGGGCCAGTTCACTGCGCGAGCCCTTGAACTGTTCCAGTGCCTGCGCCAGTTCACCCAGGTGATTGCGCCGGCCACCTGCCTTGATCGCCCCCGCCGGTCCGATATCCTCCGGCAAATGCTCCGGCCGGATCAGCCCGTCATCGGCAAACAGGCGTGCCCTTTCCAGAATGTTGCGCAGCTCGCGAATGTTGCCCGGGAATGGATGCAGGCCAAGCTGCTGCAAGGCATCGTCGCTCAGCCTGGGCGTCGGCTTGCCTGCCATGCGTTGCAACAGGCTCTGCGCTAGCAGGGGTAAATCTTCCACACGTTCGCGCAATGCCGGCAGGCGGATCGGGAAGCCGCTGATGCGGTAATACAGGTCTTCGCGGAAGGTACCATCCGCCACCATCTGCCGGAGGGGTTTGTGCGTCGCTGAAACAAGACGAAAATCCGAATGCACCGTGCGCAGGCTACCCACCGGGCGGAAGCTGCCGGACTCGATCAGGCGCAGCAGCTTCACCTGCATCGCCAGCGGTACTTCGCCAATTTCATCGAGGAACAGGGTGCCGCCATGCGCCGCTTCGGCGAGGCCGATCTTGCGCTGGTTGGCGCCAGTGAACGCGCCCTTCTCGTAGCCGAACAGCTCGCTCTCGAACAACGACTCGGTCAGGCCGGTACAGTCGACCACCACCAACGGGCCGTTGGCCCTTGGGCTGCCCATGTGCACCGCGCGGGCGAACAGTTCCTTGCCGGTACCCGACTCACCCTGCAGCAACACCGGGATCTGCGCCGGCGCCGCACGCTGCAGGCTGGCCAGGGCCGCCTTGAACGCTGGCGCCCGGCCGACCAGCCCTTGCTCCTGGGGCTGCGCCGATGCGAGGGTGATGCTGGTCAGGCGTTCGACAAAGGCCACCACCCTGCCCTGTTCATCCAGGATCGGCCGCAGCTCGACATCCACATGCTCGGGGCCGCGTGGCGTGTGATGAATGTGCAGCACCCGCTCCGGTACCTTGCTGTGCCATGCCTTGCGCATCGGGCAATGCTCGCCGGCCTGGTCGCAAGGTACGGCATAGTGGTGCGAGACCTTGTGGCATTTTTCGCCCAGCGGCGCCTGCTCATGGCGACCGAACTGGCGGCGATAGGCAGCGTTGGCGGCCAGGATGTTGTAGTCGGTATCCAGCACGATGGTTGGCAGGGCATCGTGCTCAAGGTAGGAAACCAGGGCTAGGATGAGGGGATGGGCTTCAGGCATGACGGCACCGATTGGATGACCGGCGCAGGGTAACAAGGACTGCCAAACACTGCCATTGGCTGACAGTCGACTGCCAGCCGCGCTGCCACTGTCATCGGCAACTGTCAGCAACGGGCCGGTTTCATTGGCCCGCTCGCGAGAAAATGCCTGGCATGCATCTTGATAAACCTCCTGGCACTGCCTGCGCCTGTACAAGGCCGGGTGGATAAATTGGAGAACGTGATGATCATCGGCAACAACCTGCACGTGGACGCCTTTTACGACCAGGCGACCTCGACCATCAGCTACCTGGTCATGGACCTTGAAACCCGCCAGTGCGCATTGATTGACAGTGTGCTGGATTACGACCCCAAGTCCGGGCGCACCTGCACTGCCTCGGCCGACCGCCTGATCCAGCGAGTGGCCGAGCTTGAAGCCAGCGTGCAGTGGGTGCTGGAAACCCATGTGCATGCCGACCACCTTTCGGCAGCGGCTTATTTGAAGGAAAAGCTCGGCGGCCATACCGCCATCGGCGCCCACATCACCCAGGTACAGAAAGTGTTCGGCGCCTTGTTCAATGCCGAGCCTGGCTTCGCCCGCGATGGCAGCCAGTTCGATGTGCTGTTCGAAGACGAGGAAGGTTTCCGCATTGGCAACCTGCATGCCCGCGCGCTGCACACCCCAGGGCACACGCCTGCGTGCATGAGCTTCATGATCGAGGACGCCGGCGAGACCGCGGTGTTCGTCGGCGACACCTTGTTCATGCCCGATTACGGTACTGCTCGCTGTGACTTCCCGGGGGCCGATGCTCGCACCCTGTACCGCTCGATCCGTCGCTTGCTGGCCTTCCCCGACCAGACCCGGCTGTTCATGTGCCACGACTACCTGCCAGGTGGCCGCGACATGCAGTACGTCACCACCGTGGCCGAGCAGCGCGCCAGCAATATTCATATCCATCAGGGTGTCGATGAGGACAGCTTCGTCGCCATGCGTGAAGCCCGCGACAAGACTCTCGACATGCCCGTGCTGATCCTGCCTTCGGTGCAGGTGAACATGCGCAGCGGCCAGTTCCCCGCGCCGGAAGAGAACGGTGTGAGCTACCTGAAGATTCCGCTGAACAAGCTGTGACCGCCCTGCCCCATAACCAGATTTCCAGGATTTACCGCCATGTCTGCCTTGTTGTCCCCTGCCAATACCGACCACCACAAAGTGGTCATCGTCGGTGCCGGTGCCGCCGGCATCGCCACTGCTTCCAGCCTGATCAGCCGTGACCCGTCGCTGGATGTGACCTTGATCGACCCCGCCGAGGTGCACTACTACCAGCCTGGTTGGACCATGGTCGGTGCCGGCGTGTTCAAGGCACCCAGCACTGCTCGTACCATGGCCTCGATCATCCCGCGGGGTGTGCGCTGGATAAAGGCACGGGTGCAGGGGTTCGACCCGCTGGGCCAACTGGTCCTCCTCGAAGGCGGCCGCGCCACCAGTTATGAACAGCTGGTGGTCTGCCCTGGCCTCAAGCTGGATTGGGCGGCCATTGATGGCCTCAGCGAGACCTTGGGCCGCAACGGCGTCACCTCCAACTACCGCTACGACCTGGCGCCCTATACCTGGGAGCTGGTGCAGAAGCTCAAGCAAGGTCGCGCCCTGTTCTGCCAGCCACCCATGCCGATCAAGTGCGCGGGCGCGCCGCAGAAGGCGCTGTACCTGTCTTGCGACCACTGGCTGCGGCACGGTCACCTGGGGGCCGTAAAAGCCAGCTTCTTCAATGCCGGCGCGGTGTTGTTCGGTGTGGCGGACTACGTGCCCGCCTTGATGAAGTACATCGAGAAGTACGCTGTGGACCTCAATTTTTCCCACCGCCTGGTAGCCGTGGATGGCCCGAACAAGCGCGCCACCTTCGCGCGTACCTTGGCCGATGGCAGCAGCGAAACCCGTATCGAGGCGTTCGACATGCTGCACGTGGTACCGCCGCAGGTGGCACCGGACTTCATTCGTGAAAGCCCATTGGCCGACAGCGCCGGCTGGGTCGATGTCGATCCGCACACCCTGCGCCATCGCCACTTCACCAATGTCCATGCCTTGGGGGACGTGGCTAACACCAGCAATGCCAAGACCGCCGCCGCTGCCCGCAAGCAGGCGCCGGTCGTGGCCAACAATGTGCTGGTGGCCCTGGGCAGGCTACCCACCCTGGCCCGATACGATGGCTATGGCTCGTGCCCGCTCACCGTCGAGCGCGGCAAGATCGTCCTGGCCGAATTCACCTATGGCGGCAAGCTGGCACCGAGCTTCCCCAACTGGTTGCTGGATGGCCGTAAACCGACGCGTCTGGCCTGGTTGCTCAAGGCACAGGCGCTGCCACCCTTGTACTGGAAAGGCATGCTCAAGGGCCGCGAGTGGCTGGCACGCCCGCAGTTGGTCGCCGAGGGTGGGCAGTGATCGAACATCAATTATTAGGCGCGGGCCTGGGCGCGATCATCGGTGCCGTGCTGGCGTTGACCGGTGCCGGCGGTGGCATTCTCGCTGTCCCTTTGCTGGTGTTCGGCCTGGGCCTGTCGATGGTCGAGGCGGCACCGGTCGGCCTGCTGGCCGTAGGCATGGCAGCGGCGGTGGGGGCTGTGCTGGGCTTGCGTCAGGGGCTGGTGCGCTACCGGGCGGCGCTGTTCATCGCATTGATCGGTGTGGCAGCGGCGCCCTTCGGGCTGATGCTGGCGCACCGCCTGCCGAACACGCCACTGCAATTGGTGTTCGCCGGGGTGCTGGTGTACGCCTGCGTGCGTATCTGGCGCAAGGCGGCCAAGGAACTGCGCGGCGCAGGCAATGACGCCCATCGCTACATCGAACCCTGTGTGTTGAACCCGCTGCAGGGCCGTTTGCGCTGGACCCTGCCCTGCGCGCGCGCCCTGGCCTTCACCGGCGCATTGTCCGGGCTGCTGTCCGGCTTGCTGGGCGTGGGTGGTGGTTTTGTCATCATCCCGGCCCTGAACCGCTACACCAACCTGCGCATGACCAGCATCGTCTCCACCTCGCTGGCGGTGATCGCCCTGGTGTCCACCGGCAGTGTGGTCAGCGCCAGCCTGGCAGGGGTGATGCACTGGCAGGTTGGCGCCCCGTTCGCCGGCGGCGCGGTGCTCGGCCTGCTGCTGGCGCGGCCATTGGCGGCCAGGCTGGCCGGGCCGCGCTTGCAGCAGATGTTTGCCGTGGCCGGTTGGGCTGCGGCCTTGCTGCTGGCCGGCAAGGCGCTACTGGGCTAACAGCTCGCCCTGTTCTGCCGCACACAGCGCCAGCAGGTAGTCCCACACTACCCGCAGGCGCACCGACTTGTGCAGTTCGCGGCGGGTGCAGATCCAGTAGCTACGCTGGATGGTTTCGCCAGGCAGCACGCGCACCAGCGTCGGGTCGTGGCGGGCCATGTAGTTGGGCAGTACGGCAATGCCCAGCCCGGCGCGGGCGGCGGTTTGCTGGGCGATTACGCTGGTACTGCGAAACACCACGTTGGGGGCCCGGCAGAAGCTGTTGAGAAACAGCAGTTCCTGGCTGAACAGCAAGTCGTCGACGTAGCCGATCCAGCTGTGCCGGGCCAGGTCCTCGCGGTTGCGCAGCGGTGGCGCGCGGTCCAGGTAGGCCTGGCTGGCGTACAGGGCCAGGCGATAGTCGGTGAGCTTGCGGGTGATCAGCAGGTCGGCGTTGGGCCGTTCCAGGTGGATGCTGATCTCTGCCTCGCGGTTGAGGATGCTGACGAAGCGCGGCACCGCCACCAGCTCCACTTCCAGGCCGGGGTAGCGGTCGAACAGCGCATTCATGCGCGGGGTGAAGAACATGATGCCGATGCCTTCGGTCACCCCCAGGCGAATCTTGCCCAGCGGCGTGATGGCCTGGGTGATTTCTTCCTGCGCCAGCAGGGCGACGTTTTCCATGGCCTCGGCGTGCTTGAGCAGAGCCTGGCCCGAGGGGGTCAGTTCATAGCCCTGGGCATGCTGCACGAACAGCGCAGTACCCAGGCTTTGCTCGATGCTCTCGATGTGCCGGGCCACGGTGCTGTGGGTGGTGTTGAGGCGCTTGGCGGCGGTAAGCAAGCGGCCGCTGCGCTGCAACTCGAGGAAAAACCGCAGATCGTTCCAGTCGAACATGCTGATCCTTTTTGGCAGTTCGTTCCGGCCTCTTCGCGGGCACGCCCGCTCCCACAAGGTAACGCGATCCCTGTGGGAGCGGGCGTGCCCGCGAAGAGGCCGGTACAGGCTTACCCCTGTGCTAAAACGCACAGCGGCTGCGCGAAATCTCGTGTTTCCTCCACGAAATTACTCACTAAGATGGATCGGGACAAGAATAATAATCAGGCCCGAGGTTGCACATGCCATCAGCCGATTCTGTCTTCGACTACGTGGTCGTAGGGGCCGGTCCCGCCGGTTGCCTGCTGGCCAATCGTTTGTCCGCCGACCCTTCCTGCCGCGTGCTGCTGCTGGAAGCGGGTGGCCGTGACAACTATCCCTGGATCCATATCCCCGTCGGTTATCTCTATTGCATCGGCAACCCGCGCACCGACTGGTGCTTCAAGACCGAGGCGCAGCCTGGCCTGGGCGGTCGTGCGCTGGGCTATCCACGGGGCAAGGTGCTGGGTGGCTGCTCCTCGATCAACGGCATGATCTACATGCGCGGCCAGGCCGCCGACTATGACCGCTGGGCCGAGCAAGGCAACGGCGGCTGGGCCTGGAAGGATGTCCTGCCACTGTTCAAGGCCAGCGAAAGCCACTTTGCCGGCGCCAGTGAGCACCACGGCGGTGACGGCGAATGGCGGGTCGAGCGCCAGCGTTACAGTTGGCCGATCCTCGACGCCTTCCGCGATGCCGCCGAACAAAGTGGTATCGGCAAGGTCGATGACTTCAATACCGGCGACAACCAGGGTTGTGGATATTTCCAGGTCAACCAGCGCGGTGGTGTGCGCTGGAACGCCTCCAAGGCCTTCCTGAGGCCGATCAAGGACCGCCCCAACCTCACTGTGCTGACCAGCGTCCAGGTTGACCAGGTGCTGCTCAACAACACCCGAGCACGGGCGGTGAAGGCGTTCTGGCAAGGTGCCTGGCACGAGTTTGCGGCGCGTCGCGAGATCATCCTCTGTGCGGGTGCGGTGGGCTCACCCGGTATTCTGCAGCGCTCCGGCATCGGCCCGCGCCAGTTGCTGGAAAGCCTGGGTATCGGCGTGCGTCACGACATGCCAGGCGTTGGCGGCAACCTGCAGGATCACCTGCAACTGCGCCTGATCTACCAGATCCGCAATACCCGCACCTTGAACCAGATGGCCAACAGCCTGTGGGGCAAGATGGGCATGGGCCTGCGCTACCTC
This genomic interval carries:
- a CDS encoding GMC family oxidoreductase, with the translated sequence MPSADSVFDYVVVGAGPAGCLLANRLSADPSCRVLLLEAGGRDNYPWIHIPVGYLYCIGNPRTDWCFKTEAQPGLGGRALGYPRGKVLGGCSSINGMIYMRGQAADYDRWAEQGNGGWAWKDVLPLFKASESHFAGASEHHGGDGEWRVERQRYSWPILDAFRDAAEQSGIGKVDDFNTGDNQGCGYFQVNQRGGVRWNASKAFLRPIKDRPNLTVLTSVQVDQVLLNNTRARAVKAFWQGAWHEFAARREIILCAGAVGSPGILQRSGIGPRQLLESLGIGVRHDMPGVGGNLQDHLQLRLIYQIRNTRTLNQMANSLWGKMGMGLRYLYDRSGPLAMAPSQLGAFVRSSPEQATANLQYHVQPLSLERFGEPLHRFPAFTASVCNLRPASRGRIDIRSSDMNSTPLIDPNYLSDPQDLRVAADAIRLTRRIVQAPALAAFDPREYLPGPALQTEEELFEAAGKIGTTIFHPVGTCRMGNGELDVVDNQLRVHGIPGLRVADASIMPQITSGNTCSPTLMIAEKAAQLILKGAATQTYLNEDAIPTP